A genomic segment from Chitinophaga niabensis encodes:
- a CDS encoding aminotransferase class V-fold PLP-dependent enzyme has translation METTATQNIIWPDVELIRNEFPILQQTVNGNPLVYLDNGATTQKPVQVIRSMQEYYTGYNSNVHRGVHTLSQKATSAYEAARHQVASFIGADHTEVIFTKGTTDAINLVAAGFRKEFLNEGDEVIISTMEHHSNIVPWQLACEEKKAHLKVIPITDKGELEMDVFESMLNPRVKIVAVTWISNSLGTINPVKDIIRLAHAQGIPVLLDAAQAAPHIQIRVRDLDVDFLALSGHKIYGPTGIGILYGKESWLHKLPPYQGGGDMIKHVTFAKTTYADVPLKFEAGTPAICEAIGLGAAMAYVTQLGIHKVQAYEHQLTKYAIEQLSTIPQLRFIGEAKHRAAAISFLIGDHHPSDVGVLLDQQGIAVRTGHHCTQPLMERFNIPGTVRASLAVYNTTEEIDRLVQGVRKAVTLLG, from the coding sequence ATGGAAACCACCGCAACGCAAAATATTATCTGGCCGGATGTGGAGTTGATCAGGAACGAATTTCCGATCCTTCAGCAAACTGTGAATGGCAACCCGCTTGTGTACCTGGATAATGGGGCCACTACCCAAAAGCCCGTGCAGGTGATCCGTTCCATGCAGGAATATTATACCGGCTACAACAGTAATGTACACCGTGGTGTACATACCCTCAGCCAGAAAGCTACTTCCGCTTATGAAGCTGCCCGCCACCAGGTGGCCAGCTTCATCGGCGCTGATCATACAGAAGTTATCTTCACAAAAGGTACCACAGATGCCATCAACCTGGTGGCAGCAGGTTTCCGCAAAGAATTCCTGAACGAAGGGGATGAAGTGATCATTTCCACCATGGAGCACCACTCCAATATCGTTCCCTGGCAACTGGCCTGTGAAGAAAAGAAAGCACACCTTAAAGTGATCCCTATCACTGATAAAGGTGAGCTGGAAATGGATGTGTTTGAGTCTATGCTCAATCCCCGTGTTAAGATCGTTGCCGTTACCTGGATCTCCAATTCCCTCGGTACCATCAACCCGGTAAAAGATATCATCAGGCTGGCACATGCACAGGGCATCCCGGTATTGCTGGATGCTGCCCAGGCTGCACCACATATCCAGATCAGGGTGCGCGACCTGGATGTTGATTTCCTTGCTTTATCCGGCCATAAAATATACGGCCCTACCGGCATCGGTATCCTTTACGGCAAAGAAAGCTGGTTGCATAAACTGCCTCCTTACCAGGGCGGCGGAGACATGATCAAACATGTTACTTTCGCCAAAACCACTTATGCTGACGTTCCGCTGAAGTTTGAAGCCGGTACACCTGCCATCTGCGAAGCAATTGGTTTAGGGGCCGCCATGGCATATGTAACACAGCTTGGCATCCATAAGGTCCAGGCATATGAGCACCAGCTTACCAAATATGCCATTGAACAACTCAGTACCATTCCGCAACTGCGTTTTATTGGTGAAGCCAAACACCGTGCAGCCGCTATTTCCTTCCTGATCGGCGACCATCATCCTTCCGATGTGGGAGTATTGCTGGACCAGCAGGGAATTGCCGTACGCACAGGCCACCACTGCACGCAGCCCCTGATGGAAAGATTCAATATTCCCGGCACCGTAAGAGCTTCTCTCGCTGTATACAACACAACGGAAGAAATAGACCGCCTTGTGCAAGGTGTGCGTAAAGCCGTAACTTTGCTGGGATAA
- the sufD gene encoding Fe-S cluster assembly protein SufD, with product MTTIASNITLIDQLPEQFSELSSNAQWLDARKAAFARFQALGGFPTVKTEDWKYTNVTPYLKNGISLQLPAAPPLSAEQLEATGLLLPDTYRVVLLNGVLQPQFSQLPPAAQVTVCKMSEAANEPAFIQYFNKSKKLEEHHFAQLNTALFNDGLFIEAKAKVLVEQPIHVIHLYHNTGNLFVQPRHLWVVQPGAHLQVIESAAGLNLAGSVFVNSVIEAVTSERAQLDHYQLQTGCQQTRAINQTLVQQHGKSLYNNYTFTLCEADLVRNNLNISLDAERTETHLYGFYIATGNQLVDNHTSVDHRMPHCESNELYRGVMMDKATGVFNGKIYVHEDAQKTNAFQQNNNLVISPTANIYTKPQLEIFADDVKCSHGTTIGQVSDEALFYLKARGIGDETARIMLVKAFAFDITAQVKIPAVRKQVELLASRYLAAAVNN from the coding sequence ATGACGACCATCGCATCTAACATAACATTAATTGACCAGCTGCCGGAACAGTTCTCTGAACTGAGCAGCAACGCACAATGGCTGGATGCCAGGAAAGCTGCCTTTGCACGCTTCCAGGCCCTGGGCGGATTCCCCACCGTTAAAACGGAGGATTGGAAATATACCAATGTAACGCCTTACCTGAAAAACGGCATCAGCCTTCAGTTACCGGCCGCTCCTCCCCTTTCTGCAGAACAGCTGGAAGCCACCGGCCTCCTGCTGCCGGACACCTACCGGGTAGTATTGCTGAACGGCGTACTGCAACCGCAATTCTCTCAACTGCCTCCCGCTGCACAGGTAACGGTTTGCAAAATGAGCGAAGCGGCCAACGAACCAGCCTTCATACAATACTTCAATAAAAGCAAGAAACTGGAAGAGCATCACTTTGCACAACTCAATACGGCGTTGTTCAATGATGGCCTTTTTATTGAAGCCAAAGCCAAAGTGCTGGTAGAACAGCCTATTCATGTTATCCACCTCTATCACAATACAGGCAACCTGTTCGTACAACCCCGCCATCTGTGGGTAGTGCAGCCGGGCGCTCATTTACAGGTCATAGAATCCGCCGCAGGTTTAAATCTCGCAGGCAGTGTATTCGTGAACAGTGTGATAGAAGCCGTAACATCCGAACGCGCACAGCTGGACCACTACCAGCTGCAAACAGGCTGCCAGCAAACCCGCGCCATTAATCAAACACTGGTGCAGCAACATGGCAAAAGCCTTTACAACAATTACACTTTCACTTTGTGTGAAGCAGACCTTGTTCGTAATAACCTGAACATCTCCCTGGACGCTGAACGTACAGAAACGCACCTCTACGGGTTCTATATCGCCACCGGTAATCAGCTGGTAGATAACCATACCTCTGTTGATCACCGCATGCCGCATTGCGAAAGCAATGAACTGTACCGTGGTGTGATGATGGACAAAGCAACCGGCGTGTTCAACGGCAAGATCTATGTACACGAAGACGCACAGAAAACAAACGCTTTTCAGCAGAACAATAACCTGGTGATCAGTCCTACTGCCAACATTTACACCAAACCGCAACTGGAAATATTTGCGGACGATGTAAAATGCAGCCACGGTACTACCATCGGCCAGGTGAGCGACGAAGCGCTTTTCTACCTGAAGGCACGCGGTATTGGTGATGAAACTGCCCGCATTATGCTGGTGAAAGCCTTCGCCTTTGATATCACGGCCCAGGTTAAAATACCTGCCGTACGCAAACAGGTGGAGCTTTTGGCTTCGAGATACCTCGCTGCTGCGGTGAACAACTAA
- the sufC gene encoding Fe-S cluster assembly ATPase SufC yields the protein MLNINNLHAAVEGNAILKGINLNVKAGEVHAIMGPNGSGKSSLASVLAGREAYEVTEGSVDFDGKDLLDMSPEVRAREGLFLAFQYPVEIPGVSNINFLKTAVNEIRAYHGQPPMQAKAFLDMLKSKQKLMEFDANLMNRSLNEGFSGGEKKRNDIFQMAMLEPKLAIMDETDSGLDIDALRIVSAGVNKLRNKDTAFIIITHYQRLLEYIVPDFVHVLYNGRIVKSGTKELALELEEKGYDWLKEDIRLEEPVQ from the coding sequence ATGCTTAATATTAACAATCTGCATGCGGCAGTAGAAGGAAATGCTATACTGAAAGGCATTAATCTGAATGTGAAAGCGGGCGAAGTACACGCTATCATGGGGCCTAACGGTTCCGGTAAAAGCTCTCTCGCATCTGTACTCGCTGGTCGCGAAGCTTATGAAGTAACAGAAGGTTCTGTGGATTTCGACGGTAAAGACCTGCTGGACATGAGTCCTGAGGTACGCGCACGTGAAGGTCTCTTCCTTGCCTTCCAGTACCCGGTAGAAATACCCGGTGTTTCCAACATCAACTTCCTGAAAACAGCGGTGAACGAGATCCGCGCTTACCATGGCCAACCGCCTATGCAAGCCAAAGCGTTCCTGGACATGCTGAAGTCCAAACAAAAGCTGATGGAATTTGACGCCAACCTGATGAACCGCTCCCTCAACGAAGGTTTCTCCGGTGGTGAAAAGAAACGTAACGATATCTTTCAAATGGCTATGCTGGAACCTAAGCTGGCTATCATGGATGAAACAGATTCAGGTCTTGATATCGATGCCCTCCGCATCGTATCTGCAGGAGTGAACAAACTCCGCAATAAAGACACTGCATTCATCATCATCACCCACTATCAGCGTTTGCTGGAGTACATTGTTCCGGATTTTGTACACGTGCTGTACAACGGTCGTATCGTGAAATCAGGCACCAAAGAACTGGCCCTGGAACTCGAAGAAAAAGGCTACGACTGGCTGAAAGAAGACATCCGTTTAGAAGAACCGGTACAATAG
- the sufB gene encoding Fe-S cluster assembly protein SufB yields MNAEQDILQELAGRDYEFGFETQIEMDIAPPGLSEEIVRFISAKKQEPEWLLEWRLKGYQLYQKLSMPTWQNFELPEIDFQSVSYYAAPKKQVKYESLDQVDPELLRTFEKLGIPLEEQKLLSGVAVDAVFDSVSVATTFKKQLNELGIIFCSFSEAVKEHPELVKKYLGTVVPQSDNIYAALNCAVFSDGSFVYIPKGVRCPMELSTYFRINAKNTGQFERTLIVADEGSYVSYLEGCTAPMRDENQLHAAVVELIALDNAEIKYSTVQNWYPGDKDGKGGIYNFVTKRGICKGHHSKISWTQVETGSAITWKYPGVILQGDHSIGEFYSVAVTANKQVADTGTKMVHIGKNTKSRIISKGISAGHGHNTYRGLVKVGPNAASARNFTQCDSLLIGDRCGAHTFPYIESKNNTAMVEHEATTSKIGEDQVFYLNQRGIDSEQAVNMIVNGYAKEVLNQLPMEFAVEAQKLLSITLEGSVG; encoded by the coding sequence ATGAACGCAGAACAAGACATATTGCAGGAACTGGCAGGCCGCGATTACGAGTTCGGGTTTGAGACGCAGATCGAAATGGATATTGCACCTCCGGGCCTGAGCGAAGAGATCGTACGCTTCATTTCTGCCAAAAAACAGGAGCCCGAGTGGCTGCTGGAATGGCGGTTAAAAGGTTATCAGCTGTACCAGAAACTGTCTATGCCCACCTGGCAGAACTTTGAACTCCCTGAAATTGATTTTCAGAGTGTTTCCTACTATGCCGCACCTAAGAAGCAGGTGAAATATGAAAGTCTGGATCAAGTAGACCCTGAACTCCTCCGTACTTTTGAAAAGCTGGGTATTCCACTGGAAGAACAAAAACTCCTCTCCGGTGTTGCCGTGGATGCTGTATTTGACAGCGTATCCGTGGCCACCACCTTCAAGAAACAACTGAACGAACTGGGCATTATCTTCTGCTCCTTCAGCGAAGCTGTTAAAGAGCACCCTGAACTGGTGAAGAAATACCTCGGTACAGTGGTTCCCCAATCAGACAATATTTACGCCGCCCTGAACTGCGCAGTCTTTTCAGACGGCTCCTTTGTATATATTCCAAAAGGCGTGCGCTGCCCGATGGAACTTTCCACCTACTTCCGCATCAATGCCAAAAACACCGGCCAGTTTGAGCGTACGCTCATTGTGGCAGATGAAGGCAGTTATGTAAGTTACCTGGAAGGTTGTACAGCACCCATGCGTGACGAGAATCAACTCCATGCAGCGGTGGTAGAACTCATTGCTTTGGATAACGCAGAGATCAAATACTCTACCGTTCAGAACTGGTATCCCGGTGATAAAGACGGTAAAGGCGGGATCTACAACTTCGTTACCAAACGCGGTATCTGTAAAGGTCATCATTCCAAGATCTCCTGGACCCAGGTGGAAACCGGTTCTGCGATCACATGGAAGTATCCGGGTGTAATTTTACAGGGAGATCACTCCATTGGTGAATTCTATTCTGTTGCCGTAACCGCTAACAAGCAGGTGGCAGATACAGGCACCAAAATGGTACACATTGGTAAGAATACCAAAAGCCGTATCATTTCCAAAGGTATCTCCGCAGGCCACGGTCATAATACTTACCGCGGTCTCGTAAAAGTAGGCCCTAACGCAGCCAGCGCCCGTAACTTCACACAATGTGACTCCCTGCTGATCGGTGATCGTTGCGGGGCACATACTTTCCCCTACATCGAGTCAAAGAACAACACGGCGATGGTGGAACACGAAGCCACTACCTCCAAGATCGGGGAAGACCAGGTGTTTTACCTGAACCAACGTGGAATTGACAGCGAACAGGCAGTGAATATGATCGTTAACGGATACGCAAAAGAAGTTCTTAACCAGCTCCCCATGGAATTTGCCGTGGAAGCGCAAAAATTATTATCCATTACCCTGGAAGGTAGTGTTGGATAA
- a CDS encoding helix-turn-helix transcriptional regulator: MENYKAYHTSSTDRMLLLLKTKGPLSTNGIARELGITGEGARQQLQRLAEEGWVAFESSSKGVGRPSLIWSLSDRGNRRFPDTHAELTVQLINTIRDVLGDEALGNVISAREHKALLRYYDIIRLEEGLEDKVRKFAALRSSDGYLAEYRAEGNGFLLIENHCPICAAANACHDICKVELQTFQQIFKEWATVERLDHAIEGARHCAYRILPV, from the coding sequence TTGGAAAACTACAAGGCATATCATACCTCTTCAACGGACCGTATGTTGTTGCTGCTCAAGACCAAAGGGCCGCTTTCAACAAATGGCATCGCCCGGGAGCTGGGAATTACCGGCGAGGGAGCCCGTCAGCAGCTACAGCGGCTGGCGGAAGAGGGTTGGGTAGCTTTTGAATCCAGTTCCAAAGGGGTAGGCCGCCCATCTTTAATATGGAGCCTGTCCGACCGGGGGAACCGCCGTTTTCCGGATACCCATGCAGAGCTGACGGTGCAGCTGATCAATACCATCCGGGATGTGCTGGGAGATGAGGCCCTGGGAAATGTGATCTCCGCCCGGGAGCATAAAGCGCTTTTACGTTACTATGACATTATCAGGCTGGAAGAGGGGCTGGAGGACAAGGTCCGGAAATTTGCGGCTTTGCGGTCTTCCGATGGGTACCTGGCGGAATACCGGGCTGAGGGGAATGGATTCCTTTTGATCGAGAATCATTGTCCGATCTGTGCAGCAGCGAATGCCTGCCACGATATTTGTAAAGTGGAATTGCAGACCTTTCAGCAGATATTTAAAGAATGGGCAACAGTGGAAAGGTTGGATCATGCGATAGAAGGAGCGAGGCATTGTGCGTATAGAATATTGCCTGTTTGA
- a CDS encoding helix-turn-helix domain-containing protein, producing MTRLHELREAKGWSFRQVGLEADIEHKQYEGYEKGENIPGFFVLCRIADAYGISVSELLKGVHPVP from the coding sequence ATGACCAGGCTACATGAGCTCCGGGAAGCCAAAGGTTGGTCATTCCGCCAGGTTGGGCTTGAGGCAGACATTGAACACAAACAATATGAAGGTTATGAGAAGGGCGAAAATATACCCGGCTTTTTTGTGTTATGCAGGATAGCCGATGCTTATGGAATATCCGTTTCTGAATTACTTAAAGGAGTTCATCCTGTCCCTTAA
- the rsgA gene encoding ribosome small subunit-dependent GTPase A: MNNLSLYGWNDALFQLKQTSQYNHLSHGRVSAVNKTNYEVIAESGLLLCELTGNLLYGRSLFELPCTGDWVIFQPLDDSKGIIVDILPRKHTLYRRKSGTISERQAIASYVDKAFIVQSLDANFNVRRTERFMAQVLEEDIQPVLILTKSDLEFNRHQVDGSLKHISRQMPVFFTSILSPGTILPVRKFIKPGESIVLVGSSGVGKSSLINALCERAVLPTSEISQSSGKGRHTSTRREMVLMDDSGVLIDTPGVREFGLALDNPEALADMFDVADFAASCRFKDCTHVNEPGCAVIEAVNNGVLEEEVYSSYLKLRKESWYFSTSEHEKRKRDKSFARISEEAKKIKKR; the protein is encoded by the coding sequence GTGAATAACTTATCATTATATGGTTGGAACGACGCCCTGTTCCAACTCAAACAAACCTCACAATACAATCATCTTTCCCACGGTCGTGTTTCCGCGGTAAACAAAACCAATTATGAAGTTATCGCTGAGAGCGGTTTGCTGTTGTGCGAACTAACCGGTAACCTGCTTTATGGAAGGTCATTATTTGAACTTCCGTGTACAGGCGATTGGGTTATTTTTCAACCGCTTGACGATAGCAAAGGAATAATCGTTGATATCTTACCCCGTAAACATACGCTGTACCGGAGAAAGAGCGGTACAATTTCCGAACGGCAGGCTATTGCATCCTATGTTGATAAGGCATTTATTGTACAAAGCCTTGATGCTAATTTCAATGTTCGCCGAACGGAGCGTTTTATGGCACAAGTATTAGAAGAAGATATTCAGCCGGTATTGATACTCACTAAATCTGATCTGGAATTTAACCGCCACCAGGTAGATGGATCGCTGAAACATATTAGCCGCCAAATGCCGGTATTTTTCACCAGCATTCTTTCTCCTGGAACAATACTTCCTGTGCGGAAATTTATCAAACCGGGAGAATCGATCGTATTAGTGGGATCTTCAGGGGTTGGGAAAAGTTCTTTGATCAATGCATTGTGTGAACGGGCTGTACTTCCCACATCTGAAATAAGCCAGTCATCAGGTAAAGGACGGCATACTTCAACCCGGAGAGAAATGGTGCTGATGGATGATAGCGGTGTTTTAATAGATACGCCGGGCGTAAGGGAATTTGGATTGGCCCTGGACAACCCGGAGGCATTAGCAGATATGTTTGATGTCGCCGATTTTGCAGCATCCTGTCGTTTTAAGGATTGTACGCATGTGAATGAACCAGGCTGTGCAGTTATTGAAGCTGTAAACAACGGTGTTTTAGAAGAGGAGGTGTACAGTAGTTACCTCAAATTGCGAAAAGAATCCTGGTACTTTTCTACTTCTGAACATGAAAAACGAAAAAGAGATAAGTCTTTTGCCAGAATTTCAGAGGAGGCTAAGAAGATAAAGAAACGTTGA
- a CDS encoding DUF4249 domain-containing protein: MKNIFRYMVVPSFFFLLSCTKVVEVDLETAAPKLVIDASIDWVKGTTGNEQKIKLSTTTGYYSTEFPTVSGADIVITNSANTVFSFTENPGTGEYICSNFHPVIGETYTLKVVLNGETYTATETCIGVPDIEKNITQNNNGGFGGDEVEITYYYQDNGNEENHYLHRILSPVSKFPDYKAKDDKNTQGNLMQEYFSDEDLKTGDLINIRLYGISRRYYDYFRKLLAASGAGNGPFQTTPGSVRGNIINETHVANFAYGYFRLSEVAVKDYTIQ, encoded by the coding sequence ATGAAAAATATATTCAGATACATGGTGGTCCCCTCCTTTTTTTTCCTGCTGTCCTGCACAAAAGTAGTGGAAGTGGATTTGGAAACAGCAGCACCCAAATTGGTGATTGACGCATCGATTGACTGGGTTAAGGGCACTACCGGCAATGAGCAGAAGATCAAACTCTCCACCACAACCGGATATTACAGTACGGAATTCCCAACAGTTTCAGGCGCGGATATAGTTATAACAAATTCAGCAAATACTGTTTTTAGCTTTACAGAAAACCCCGGTACGGGAGAATATATCTGCTCCAATTTCCATCCGGTTATCGGGGAAACATATACATTAAAAGTGGTTTTAAATGGGGAAACATATACTGCAACCGAAACTTGCATAGGTGTGCCGGATATTGAAAAGAATATTACACAGAATAATAACGGCGGATTTGGAGGTGATGAAGTGGAAATCACCTACTACTACCAGGATAATGGTAATGAAGAAAATCATTATCTGCACCGCATCCTGTCTCCTGTATCAAAATTTCCGGATTATAAAGCCAAAGATGACAAAAACACCCAGGGCAACCTGATGCAGGAATATTTCTCCGACGAAGATCTGAAGACGGGAGACCTGATAAACATCAGGCTATATGGAATCTCCAGGAGGTATTATGATTATTTCAGAAAACTGCTGGCGGCATCCGGGGCTGGTAACGGCCCGTTTCAAACAACACCAGGTTCGGTGAGAGGGAATATCATCAATGAGACCCATGTAGCCAACTTTGCTTATGGATATTTCAGGTTATCGGAAGTGGCCGTAAAGGATTATACGATACAATAG
- a CDS encoding TonB-dependent receptor: MRYKFIYTLLFIAISLGAYSQGKVTLSGTITIKTNTETIAGASIFVPEAKVSTITNTYGFYSITLPKGEYTIVISCMGFENIEEHISLTENIRKDFSMLEKSKTLDEVVIKDRRSASNIRKPEMSVNKLSIATIKKMPAVMGEVDILKAILQLPGVSNAQEGATGFNVRGGSVDGNLILLDEAVVYNTSHLFGFFSVFNADVIKDLKLYKGGIPANFGGRTSSVLDIYQKEGNNKEYHLTGGIGAISSRLLAEGPIVKDKGSFVVAGRTSYANLFLKLAGNDNAVSFYDLNAKLNYKINDNNRLFLSGYFGKDKMDFSNFFSNNYGNSFFNLRWNHIFSDKFFSNASVIYSKYDYGLKIKYVGIDWASDIRNYNFKYNFNHYLSDKLVLNYGINSIYYQFNPGTIKPMDTSSPINADQIEKKYAWENALYISAEQKLSDKISLTYGLRYSNFMRLGEQNVNNYANNQAVSFNPALQLYEEGTPTGITHYDKNKKIIGFGNVEPRLAVSYAINDDQSIKASYNRMSQYIHLISNTASVSPLDIWAPSDQYLQPEILDQVALGYFRNFSNEKYSLETEAFYKKIKNKADYIDGAELIAHKAIEQVLLNGEARAYGLEVMLKKNTGKLTGWLSYTLSKAEQRTPGRTAEEPGINNGEWYRANYDKTHNLSLTAAYQLTKKWSFGGIFTYQTGKAATYPIGKYQYQGITIGNYGERNINSLPAYHHLDLSATYIPKPDSKKRWKGEWVFSIYNVYNRSNAASLMFEQNRETGLSEAKKISIFSIIPGVTYNFRF; the protein is encoded by the coding sequence ATGAGATACAAGTTCATTTACACACTACTGTTTATAGCCATTTCATTGGGGGCCTATTCGCAGGGGAAGGTCACCTTGAGTGGAACAATTACCATAAAAACAAACACCGAAACAATAGCCGGCGCAAGCATCTTCGTCCCGGAAGCGAAAGTTTCAACAATTACCAATACATATGGTTTTTATTCCATCACCCTGCCCAAAGGAGAATATACGATCGTTATCAGTTGTATGGGATTTGAGAATATTGAGGAACATATCTCCCTGACAGAAAACATCAGGAAAGATTTTTCCATGCTTGAAAAAAGCAAAACGCTGGATGAAGTAGTGATAAAAGACAGGCGTTCAGCAAGCAACATCCGGAAACCGGAAATGAGTGTGAATAAGCTCAGCATTGCCACCATCAAAAAGATGCCGGCAGTGATGGGCGAGGTTGATATTTTGAAAGCCATCCTGCAGCTTCCCGGAGTTTCCAATGCCCAGGAAGGAGCAACGGGCTTTAACGTCAGGGGCGGTTCGGTTGACGGCAACCTGATATTGTTAGATGAAGCCGTTGTGTACAATACTTCTCACCTGTTCGGTTTTTTCTCCGTTTTTAATGCTGATGTGATCAAAGATCTGAAATTGTATAAAGGTGGAATACCGGCTAATTTCGGCGGGCGAACTTCCTCTGTTTTGGATATTTACCAGAAGGAAGGGAACAACAAGGAATATCACCTAACGGGTGGGATCGGAGCGATTTCGAGCAGGTTATTGGCAGAAGGCCCGATTGTAAAAGATAAAGGTTCGTTCGTAGTTGCCGGCCGTACTTCTTATGCGAATTTGTTCCTGAAACTGGCTGGCAACGACAATGCGGTGTCTTTTTATGATTTGAACGCCAAACTGAATTATAAGATCAATGACAATAACCGGCTTTTCCTTTCAGGATATTTCGGCAAGGACAAAATGGATTTCAGTAATTTTTTCAGCAACAATTATGGGAACTCATTCTTTAATCTCCGCTGGAACCATATCTTTTCTGATAAGTTCTTTTCCAATGCATCCGTCATTTACAGCAAGTACGATTATGGCCTGAAGATAAAATATGTTGGCATTGATTGGGCATCGGACATCCGTAATTATAATTTTAAGTACAATTTTAACCATTACCTGTCCGATAAGCTGGTGTTGAATTACGGCATCAATTCCATCTACTACCAGTTCAATCCCGGCACTATAAAGCCTATGGACACTTCATCACCTATCAATGCTGACCAGATTGAAAAAAAATATGCCTGGGAAAACGCCTTGTATATCAGCGCCGAGCAAAAACTCTCGGATAAAATATCATTGACCTATGGACTGCGATATAGCAATTTCATGCGGTTGGGGGAACAAAATGTAAATAATTATGCAAATAACCAGGCTGTGTCTTTCAATCCGGCGTTACAACTTTATGAAGAAGGAACGCCCACAGGCATAACACATTACGATAAGAACAAAAAGATCATTGGCTTTGGAAATGTAGAACCCCGTTTGGCCGTTTCTTATGCCATTAATGACGACCAGTCCATTAAGGCGAGTTATAACCGGATGAGCCAGTATATCCATTTAATTTCCAACACAGCCTCCGTTTCCCCACTCGATATCTGGGCGCCGAGCGACCAATATTTGCAACCTGAGATCCTTGACCAGGTTGCATTGGGCTATTTCAGGAATTTCAGCAATGAAAAGTATTCCCTGGAAACAGAAGCTTTTTACAAGAAAATTAAGAACAAAGCAGATTACATCGACGGCGCCGAATTGATTGCCCACAAAGCCATAGAACAGGTACTGCTAAACGGAGAGGCCAGGGCTTATGGACTGGAGGTGATGCTGAAGAAAAATACCGGGAAGCTCACAGGCTGGCTTTCTTACACACTTTCCAAAGCAGAGCAGCGCACGCCGGGAAGAACGGCAGAAGAACCTGGCATTAACAACGGCGAATGGTATCGTGCCAATTACGATAAAACGCATAACCTTTCACTTACTGCCGCTTATCAACTGACCAAAAAATGGAGCTTTGGCGGCATTTTCACCTACCAGACAGGGAAAGCTGCAACCTATCCCATCGGTAAATACCAGTACCAGGGAATTACGATCGGGAATTACGGAGAACGAAATATTAATTCACTTCCGGCTTACCATCATTTGGACCTATCGGCAACATACATACCAAAGCCAGACAGCAAAAAAAGGTGGAAGGGAGAATGGGTGTTCAGTATTTACAATGTTTACAATAGAAGCAACGCCGCATCTCTTATGTTTGAGCAAAACAGGGAAACAGGGCTGAGCGAAGCAAAGAAGATATCGATCTTCAGCATCATTCCGGGCGTGACTTACAATTTCAGATTTTAA